One Deefgea tanakiae genomic region harbors:
- a CDS encoding glutathione S-transferase N-terminal domain-containing protein, producing the protein MMKLYSGTSCPFSHRCRIVLFEKGMDFEILDVDIHSKPEDLAIMNPYNEVPVLVERELQLYESNIINEYIDERFPHPQLMPADPVMRARARLMLFNLERELFIHVKTLEDSSATKKALETARITIRDNLTQIAPLFTKQKFILGEEFSMLDVAIAPLLWRFEHYGIEVTKGLAPVMKYAERLFSREAFIDSLTANEKAMRK; encoded by the coding sequence ATGATGAAATTATATTCTGGCACATCTTGCCCATTTAGCCATCGCTGCCGCATTGTGCTATTTGAAAAAGGAATGGATTTCGAGATCCTTGACGTGGATATTCACAGCAAGCCAGAAGATCTCGCTATCATGAACCCTTACAACGAAGTTCCTGTTCTCGTCGAACGCGAACTGCAATTGTATGAATCAAACATTATCAATGAATACATCGATGAGCGCTTTCCACATCCACAATTGATGCCAGCCGATCCAGTCATGCGCGCTCGCGCACGCTTGATGCTATTCAACTTGGAACGTGAATTATTCATTCACGTTAAAACGCTTGAAGACAGCAGTGCAACGAAAAAAGCACTCGAAACGGCTCGCATCACAATTCGCGACAATTTGACGCAAATCGCCCCACTCTTTACCAAACAAAAATTCATTTTGGGTGAAGAATTCTCTATGCTAGATGTGGCAATTGCACCTTTGCTATGGCGCTTTGAGCATTACGGCATCGAAGTAACTAAAGGCTTGGCGCCAGTAATGAAATATGCAGAACGCTTGTTTAGCCGTGAAGCATTCATTGATTCATTGACGGCCAACGAAAAAGCAATGCGCAAGTAA
- a CDS encoding cytochrome c1 — protein MKKMINSLLFALLASTSIASFAAGGNVHLDKAPIDLRNAESLQRGAQTFVNYCLSCHGAVAMRYNRLTDIGLTEDQIKNNLMFTTDKVGNPMKVAMDAKDGKTWFGATPPDLSLIARSRGSDWLYTYLRTFYRDDTRPTGWNNLVFDKVGMPHVLWELQGEQILETKKEGGHDVQKLKLVKPGLLTRGTDSGGFDNSEYDLRVADLVNYMTYMSEPAQVKREQIGYAVVLFLLFILVPLTYLLKKEYWKDIH, from the coding sequence ATGAAAAAAATGATCAATTCATTGTTATTTGCACTGTTAGCAAGCACTTCAATTGCAAGCTTTGCAGCTGGTGGCAATGTTCATTTAGATAAAGCGCCAATTGATTTGCGTAATGCAGAAAGCTTGCAACGCGGCGCGCAAACATTCGTGAACTATTGCTTGTCGTGCCATGGTGCAGTCGCTATGCGCTACAACCGACTCACTGATATTGGCTTAACTGAAGATCAAATCAAAAATAATTTGATGTTCACCACTGACAAAGTGGGCAACCCAATGAAAGTGGCGATGGATGCAAAAGACGGCAAAACATGGTTTGGTGCAACACCACCCGACTTGTCTTTGATTGCTCGTTCACGCGGTTCAGACTGGCTTTACACCTATCTACGCACCTTCTACCGTGATGACACCCGCCCTACCGGCTGGAACAATCTGGTATTTGATAAAGTAGGTATGCCACACGTACTGTGGGAACTTCAAGGTGAACAAATTCTGGAAACCAAAAAAGAAGGTGGCCACGATGTGCAAAAGCTGAAGTTAGTGAAACCGGGTTTATTGACCCGTGGTACTGACAGCGGTGGTTTTGACAATAGTGAGTACGACCTTCGCGTTGCTGATTTGGTCAATTACATGACGTATATGTCTGAACCTGCCCAAGTCAAACGTGAGCAAATCGGCTATGCCGTGGTCTTGTTCCTCTTGTTTATTTTGGTACCACTAACTTACCTGCTGAAAAAAGAATATTGGAAAGATATTCACTAA